A genome region from Arachis duranensis cultivar V14167 chromosome 6, aradu.V14167.gnm2.J7QH, whole genome shotgun sequence includes the following:
- the LOC107494162 gene encoding transcription elongation factor SPT6 homolog, with translation MAKAVVSDEEDEVEYEEEERDPADGDGLEDGRDVDDDDEEDEEEGQDEYENDGFIVDDVEDEDEQDEERPESDDERQKKKKRKKKEEYVLDEDDYELLEDNNINIHRRKESKKFKRLKKGRRDTEEEPSGLSGEEFDGSGKVGRTAEEKLKRSLFGDDEGAPPEDIVEEEEQGEEEEEDADIGEDDEMADFIVDEDVMDENGDLVRRRKLKRKKTRQAPGVSSSALQEAQELFGDVEELLQNRKHKLESNEYRETRLEDEFEPIVLSEKYMTEKDDQIRELDIPERMQISEESTGAPPMDGGILEEESQWIVSQLGNGAVPWISKKITSNQNGAKELPIEKDDILRFLEMHHVQKLDIPFIAMYRKEECLSLLKDLERSEDGDENWDKNNKTPTLKWHKVLWALQDLDRKWLLLQKRKSALQQYYRKRFEEESRRVYEETRLNLNRQLFESVMRSLKEAESEREVDDVDSKFNLHFPPGEVGVDEGQYKRPKRKSMYSTFSKAGLWEVASRFGCSAEQLGLCLSLVALHELEDPKETPEEMASNFTCTMYDTPQEVLKCARHMAAVEISCEPSIRKHVRTHFLDHAVVSTCPTADGNTTIDSFHQFAGVKWLREKPLSKFEDAQWLLIQKAEEEKLLQVTIKLPEEYLNKLIDQFNEYYISDSVSRSAQLWNEQRKLILNDAIFRFLLPSMEKEARGVLSSKAKNWLLMEYGKALWSKVSVGPYQQKENDLSSDEEAAPRVMACCWGPGKPQTTFVMLDSSGEVLDVLYTGSLTFRSQNVNDQQRKKNDQERVLKFMTDHQPHVVVLGAVNLSCTRLKEDIYEVIFKMVEENPRDVGHEMDGLSIVYGDESLPRLYENSRISSEQLPSQQGIVRRAVALGRYLQNPLAMIATLCGPRKEILSWKLSSLESFLNPDDKFAMIEQVLVDVTNQVGLDINLAINHEWLFAPLQFVSGLGPRKAASLQRSLVRAGAIFTRKDFLTEHKLGKKVFVNAVGFLRVRRSGLAASSSQFIDLLDDTRIHPESYSLAIELAKDVYEEDGTGDANDDDDAEMAIEHVRDRPSYLKNLDVEEYAAGKKRQNKIETFYDIKRELIQGFQEWRKQYEEPSQDEEFYMISGETEETLAEGKIVQATVRRVQAQKAICGLESGMTGILMKEDYTDDWRDVVELSDRIHEGDILTCKIKSIQKNRYQVFLVCRESEMRSNRFQNNRDLDPYYHEDRSSLQSDQDKARKEKELAKKHFKPRMIVHPRFQNITADEAMEFLSDKDPGESIIRPSSRGPSYLTLTLKIHDGVYAHKDIVEGGKEHKDITSLLRIGKTLKIGEDTFEDLDEVMDRYVDPLVTHLKAMLNYRKFRKGTKAEVDELLRLEKSEYPMRIVYSFGISHEHPGTFILTYIRSTNPHHEYIGLYPKGFRFRKKMFEDIDRLVAYFQRHIDDPQHDSAPSIRSVAAMVPMRSPAAGGSSGGSTGSGWGGSNNEGGWRGNSYDRDRSSTPGSRTGRGDYRHNNRDEHPSGVPRPYGGGRGRGRGRGRGSYDNNRGHGSNNERQDSGYGGSRWSSAKKDADDLSNFPGAKVQNSPGREAFPGGWGGSGGGSSSGWGGGNSGDDNGGWGGGAGPSDTDNGGSGWGAGSKKASDNGWSGNAGGGSGW, from the exons ATGGCCAAGGCCGTCGTCTCTGACGAAGAAG ATGAGGTCGAGTACGAGGAGGAAGAGAGGGACCCCGCTGATGGAGATGGTTTGGAAGACGGTCGGGATGTGGACGATGAcgatgaggaagatgaagaag AAGGGCAGGATGAATATGAAAATGATGGATTTATAGTGGATGAtgttgaagatgaagatgagCAAGATGAAGAGAGGCCAGAAAGTGATGATGAGCggcagaagaagaaaaagaggaagaaaaa GGAGGAGTATGTCCTTGATGAAGATGATTATGAGTTGTTGGAGGATAATAACATCAATATTCATCGTCGGAAG GAGAGCAAAAAGTTCAAACGGCTGAAAAAAGGTCGGAGGGATACCGAGGAGGAGCCCTCTGGATTATCTGGTGAAGAGTTTGATGGGAGTGGTAAAGTTGGGCGAACTGCTGAGGAGAAGCTTAAACGCAGTTTATTTGGTGATGATGAAG GAGCTCCAcctgaagacattgttgaagaagaggaacaaggagaggaggaggaggaggatgcaGACattggagaagatgatgaaatgGCTGACTTCATTGTGGATGAAGACGTAATGGATGAGAATGGAGATCTTGTGAG ACGAAGGAAGctgaagagaaagaaaactagGCAGGCACCAGGTGTCTCTTCATCAGCTTTGCAAGAAGCACAAGAGTTATTTGGTGATGTGGAAGAATTGCTGCAGAACCGCAAGCACAAACTGGAATCGAATGAATATAGAGAAACTAGACTTGAGGATGAATTTGAGCCTATTGTCCTTTCAGAGAAGTATATGACAGAGAAAGATGACCAGATAAGGGAGCTAGACATTCCGGAGAGAATGCAG ATATCTGAGGAGAGTACCGGTGCTCCTCCTATGGATGGAGGTATTTTAGAAGAGGAGAGCCAATGGATAGTTAGCCAACTTGGCAATGGTGCAGTCCCTTGGATTTCCAAGAAAATCACAAGCAATCAAAATGGGGCTAAGGAACTACCAATTGAGAAGGatgatattttaagatttttggAAATGCATCATGTGCAGAAATTAGAT ATTCCTTTTATTGCTATGTATCGGAAGGAGGAGTGCTTAAGCTTATTAAAAGACCTTGAGCGATCTGaagatggtgatgagaattgggaTAAGAATAACAAGACACCTACTTTAAAATGGCACAAG GTTCTCTGGGCTCTACAGGATTTGGACAGGAAGTGGTTACTTCTTCAGAAGAGGAAGAGTGCCCTTCAGCAATACTATAGAAAACGATTTGAAGAAGAGTCACGCCGTGTTTATGAGGAAACACGACTAAACTTGAACCGGCAGTTGTTTGAATCTGTTATGAGATCCCTGAAGGAGGCGGAATCTGAGAGGGAAGTTGACGATGTTGACTCCAAGTTCAACTTGCACTTTCCACCAGGTGAAGTTGGTGTTGATGAAGGCCAATACAAGAGGCCAAAAAGGAAGTCTATGTATAGCACTTTCAGTAAGGCAGGTCTGTGGGAGGTTGCAAGCAGGTTTGGGTGCAGTGCTGAGCAACTTGGGTTATGTCTCTCACTTGTTGCTCTG CATGAGTTGGAGGATCCAAAGGAAACACCAGAGGAGATGGCTTCAAATTTTACATGTACCATGTATGATACCCCTCAAGAAGTACTTAAGTGTGCTAGGCACATG GCAGCCGTTGAGATAAGTTGTGAGCCTAGCATTAGGAAGCATGTTCGCACTCACTTTCTTGATCATGCGGTGGTGTCTACCTGTCCTACTGCTGATGGAAATACAACAATAGATTCTTTCCATCAGTTTGCTGGTGTGAAGTGGCTGCGCGAGAAGCCATTGTCTAAGTTTGAGGATGCCCAATGGCTCCTTATACAGAAGGCAGAGGAGGAGAAACTTCTCCAAGTTACTATTAAGCTTCCTGAAGAGTATCTTAATAAGTTAATAGACCAATTTAATGAGTATTATATTAGTGATAGTGTTAGTAGATCTGCTCAGCTGTGGAATGAACAGAGGAAGCTGATATTGAATGATGCAATCTTTCGGTTTCTCTTACCATCTATGGAAAAGGAGGCAAGAGGTGTTTTGTCAAGCAAGGCAAAGAATTGGTTACTTATGGAGTATGGGAAGGCATTATGGAGTAAGGTTTCTGTGGGGCCTTATCAGCAGAAGGAAAATGATCTTAGCTCTGATGAAGAGGCCGCTCCTAGGGTTATGGCATGTTGTTGGGGCCCTGGCAAACCACAGACAACTTTTGTTATGTTGGATTCTTCAGGAGAAGTGCTAGATGTGCTTTACACTGGGTCTCTTACTTTTAGATCACAGAATGTCAATGACCAACAACGGAAGAAGAATGACCAGGAACGCGTGCTGAAGTTTATGACAGATCACCAACCACATGTTGTTGTTTTGGGAGCTGTAAATTTGTCTTGCACTCGTCTAAAGGAAGATATATATGAG GTCATTTTTAAGATGGTAGAGGAAAACCCTCGAGATGTTGGGCATGAAATGGATGGGCTCAGCATTGTGTATGGGGATGAATCTCTTCCCCGTCTTTATGAAAATTCACGAATTTCCTCCGAACAACTTCCTTCCCAACAAG GTATAGTGAGGCGGGCTGTTGCACTTGGTCGATATCTTCAGAACCCATTGGCAATGATTGCAACATTATGTGGACCTAGAAAGGAAATATTATCATGGAAACTGAGCTCTTTAGAGAGCTTTCTTAACCCAGATGATAAGTTTGCTATGATTGAGCAAGTTTTGGTAGATGTGACTAATCAGGTTGGATTAGATATTAATCTGGCGATAAATCATGAGTGGTTATTTGCACCATTGCAATTTGTTTCCGGGCTTGGTCCACGAAAGGCTGCATCCTTGCAGAGATCATTGGTGAGAGCTGGTGCAATTTTTACTCGGAAAGACTTCCTGACAGAACATAAACTGGGTAAAAAGGTGTTTGTCAATGCAGTTGGGTTTTTGCGTGTACGACGAAGTGGGTTGGCTGCTAGCAGCAGCCAGTTTATTGATTTGCTGGATGATACAAGAATCCATCCAGAATCATATAGTCTTGCTATAGAGTTGGCTAAAGATGTCTATGAGGAGGATGGAACAGGTGATGCaaacgatgatgatgatgctgagaTGGCCATTGAGCATGTGAGAGACCGGCCTAGCTATTTGAAAAACCTAGACGTCGAGGAATATGCTGCTGGAAAGAAACGCCAGAACAAGATAGAAACTTTCTATGACATAAAAAGAGAACTGATTCAAGGTTTCCAGGAATGGCGTAAGCAATATGAAGAACCAAGCCAGGATGAGGAGTTCTATATGATTTCAGGTGAGACTGAGGAGACTCTGGCAGAAGGTAAAATTGTCCAAGCCACTGTTCGCAGAGTGCAAGCCCAGAAAGCAATATGTGGGCTTGAATCTGGAATGACTGGAATCCTTATGAAAGAAGACTATACTGATGATTGGAGAGACGTAGTTGAACTTTCTGATAGGATACATGAGGGTGACATACTCACGTGTAAAATCAAGTCAATTCAAAAGAATAGGTATCAAGTCTTCCTTGTTTGTAGAGAGAGTGAAATGAGAAGCAACCGGTTTCAAAACAACCGTGATCTTGATCCTTACTACCATGAAGACAGAAGCTCTCTGCAGAGTGATCAAGACAAAGCTCGGAAAGAAAAGGAGCTTGCGAAGAAGCATTTCAAGCCGAGGATGATTGTCCATCCACGCTTTCAAAATATAACTGCTGATGAAGCAATGGAG TTCTTGTCTGACAAAGACCCTGGGGAAAGCATTATTCGTCCTAGTTCACGTGGACCTTCATATCTTACTTTAACGCTCAAAATTCATGATGGAGTGTATGCCCACAAAGATATAGTCGAAGGTGGAAAGGAACATAAGGACATTACAAGCTTGCTTCGAATTGGGAAGACACTCAAAATTGGAGAGGACACTTTCGAGGATTTAGATGAG GTTATGGACCGTTATGTtgatcccttggtgactcattTAAAGGCAATGTTAAATTACCGCAAGTTCAGGAAGGGTACAAAAGCAGAAGTTGATGAACTTTTGAGGCTGGAGAAATCTGAGTATCCAATGCGCATTGTctatagttttggcatctcacatGAACATCCTGGAACATTTATATTAACTTATATAAGAAGTACAAATCCACATCATGAGTACATTGGACTTTATCCAAAAGGATTCAGATTTCGCAAGAAGATGTTTGAGGACATTGATCGGCTTGTGGCGTATTTTCAGAGGCATATTGATGATCCCCAGCATGATTCAGCCCCTTCCATTAGATCTGTGGCTGCTATGGTACCAATGCGAAGCCCTGCGGCTGGTGGTTCATCAGGGGGATCTACAGGTAGTGGCTGGGGAGGTTCAAACAATGAGGGTGGTTGGAGGGGTAACTCCTATGATAGGGATCGATCATCTACTCCTGGTTCTAGGACAG GACGGGGAGATTACAGACACAATAATAGAGATGAACACCCTAGCGGAGTGCCTCGTCCATATGGCGGTGGACGCGGGCGCGGACGCGGACGTGGTCGAGGTTCTTACGATAACAATAGAGGACATGGCTCCAATAATGAAAGGCAGGACTCCGGGTATGGTGGATCTAGATGGAGTTCGGCTAAAAAGGATGCAGATGATTTAAGCAATTTTCCAGGGGCTAAGGTCCAAAATTCTCCTGGAAGAGAAGCTTTCCCTGGTGGTTGGGGGGGAAGTGGTGGAGGTAGCAGCAGTGGTTGGGGAGGTGGAAATAGCGGTGATGACAACGGGGGATGGGGTGGTGGTGCAGGTCCAAGTGACACCGATAATGGAGGCTCCGGCTGGGGAGCTGGCTCTAAGAAAGCATCTGACAATGGATGGTCTGGAAATGCCGGGGGCGGCTCTGGTTGGTGA
- the LOC107494166 gene encoding uncharacterized protein LOC107494166 — MGDLDFIIEIHHGGKFVDSGQRLEYLGGMVMEDLHFEVDEWSLQEIVSQLKQLGYKSFARVWYKEPGMDLKSGLRELKSDGDAMRMARESNGIEITSTDADYVPEEGEDSADDDGLLEVEVDAEIAAAGTAEGDEGLREGDEQVGGLSDGYETDDIDSYEGDSNDMIKKRRFPKYNEAEMNREYEFQVRCRVVCKGRKGKCKWVCFASKVGGSDCFRIKTLNGKHTCGRNYCVRLASSSWISKKIANNISSGEEMKLATVIQTIQDKYMANISVGKAYWARRKEKRPSLTHQPRFMRMYMCLDAVKKGFLAGCRPIIGVDGCHLKGDHGQQLLVAVGRDPNDNYFPIAVAAVEAETKDSCESKSAMFMMIYATGGFEHLPDYIVYTVFWTESIKQGLMQIFQEALPTLEHRLCLRHLYANCKKAYGGGAVLRDLILSIAKATYVEEWERRMNQLKELNRDCYEKLFALDPKLWTKSHFTFLAKSDMLMNNISEAFNGRILEARDKPILTMFEWIRCYLMTRFVEKKKKAERYEGTLLPKPKKRLDIIAVRAMEWQAKWAGDLKFEVHHKNRMIMERFVVDLMVGRCSCRFWGLYGMPCPHACCAIFEKGDNPEDYCSNYYNKAAYLATYG, encoded by the exons ATGGGTGATTTGGATTTCATTATCGAAATTCATCATGGTGGCAAATTTGTTGACAGTGGACAACGATTAGAGTATTTAGGAggaatggttatggaggatttaCATTTTGAGGTTGATGAATGGTCATTGCAAGAGATTGTCAGTCAGCTAAAGCAACTAGGGTATAAGAGTTTCGCTAGGGTCTGGTACAAGGAACCTGGGATGGATTTGAAGTCAGGTCTTAGAGAGTTGAAGTCCGATGGGGATGCGATGAGAATGGCTAG AGAAAGTAATGGGATTGAGATCACTTCAACTGATGCTGATTATGTGCCAGAGGAAGGTGAGGACAGTGCTGATGATGATGGGTTGCTAGAGGTTGAAGTGGATGCTGA AATTGCAGCAGCTGGAACAGCTGAAGGTGATGAAGGTTTAAGGGAGGGTGATGAGCAAGTTGGGGGCTTATCTGATGGATATGAGACTGATGACATAGATAGTTATGAGGGGGACTCTAATGATATGATAAAAAAGAGGAGGTTCCCTAAGTACAATGAGGCAGAGATGAACAGAGAGTATGAATTTCAG GTGAGGTGTAGAGTTGTTTGCAAAGGAAGAAAGGGAAAGTGCAAGTGGGTTTGTTTTGCGAGTAAGGTGGGGGGTTCTGACTGTTTTCGGATCAAGACGTTGAATGGAAAGCATACATGTGGAAGGAACTATTGCGTAAGACTTGCATCAAGTAGTTGGATCTCAAAGAAGATTGCCAACAACATCAGTAGCGgggaagagatgaagcttgCGACAGTTATTCAGACTATACAAGACAAATACATGGCCAATATCAGTGTTGGTAAGGCTTACTGGGCAAGGAGGAAAGAGAAGAG GCCTTCTCTTACGCACCAGCCCCGATTTATGAGAATGTACATGTGCCTTGATGCAGTCAAGAAAGGCTTCTTGGCGGGGTGTAGACCTATTATTGGCGTGGATGGATGTCACTTGAAGGGCGACCATGGACAGCAGCTGCTAGTTGCTGTTGGCAGAGATCCAAATGACAATTACTTTCCCATTGCCGTAGCTGCAGTAGAGGCAGAGACTAAGGACA GTTGTGAATCTAAGTCTGCCATGTTTATGATGATATATGCAACTGGAGGCTT TGAACATTTACCTGACTATATTGTGTATACTGTGTTCTGGACTGAATCAATAAAACAGGGGCTGATGCAAATCTTTCAAGAGGCATTGCCAACACTGGAGCATAGGCTTTGTCTGAGGCATTTATATGCCAACTGTAAGAAAGCTTATGGGGGTGGTGCTGTACTAAGGGACCTAATTCTGTCTATTGCCAAAGCTACCTATGTGGAAGAATGGGAAAGAAGGATGAATCAACTAAAGGAGCTCAACAGAGACTGTTATGAGAAGTTGTTTGCTTTGGATCCAAAATTATGGACAAAGAGTCACTTTACATTTCTGGCCAAGAGTGACATGCTGATGAACAACATCTCGGAGGCATTCAATGGAAGAATCCTAGAGGCAAGAGACAAGCCAATTCTGACAATGTTTGAATGGATTAGGTGCTATTTGATGACAAGGTTtgtagagaaaaagaagaaggcagAGAGGTATGAGGGTACACTTTTGCCAAAACCAAAGAAACGGCTAGATATCATCGCGGTTAGAGCTATGGAGTGGCAAGCTAAATGGGCAGGAGACCTGAAGTTTGAAGTCCACCATAAGAACAGGATGATAATGGAAAGGTTTGTGGTCGATTTGATGGTTGGGAGGTGTAGTTGTAGGTTCTGGGGTTTGTATGGTATGCCATGTCCCCATGCTTGCTGTGCTATCTTTGAGAAGGGTGACAACCCAGAAGATTATTGTAGTAACTATTACAACAAGGCAGCATACCTTGCTACATATGGGTAG